Proteins co-encoded in one Arachis hypogaea cultivar Tifrunner chromosome 11, arahy.Tifrunner.gnm2.J5K5, whole genome shotgun sequence genomic window:
- the LOC140176070 gene encoding uncharacterized protein, whose product MAVDYVSKWVKAVALPTNDAKVVLSFLQRYIFSQFGVPRTLISDEGSHYCNKQLDSLLQRQVEVSNRKLKRILEKTVSTSRKDWTRKFDDALWAYRIAFKTSIFMFSYQLVFGKDCHSPVELEYRAY is encoded by the exons ATGGCGGTtgactatgtgtccaagtgggtgaaagcagtggctctCCCCACTAATGATGCCAAAGTGGTgctgagctttcttcagagatatattttcAGTCAGTTTGGTGTCCCCAGGACACTAATCAGTGATGAAGGAAGCCACTACTGTAACAAACAGCTAGATTCACTTCTTCAGAG ACAAGTAGAGGTCTCTAATAGAAAACTCaagaggattctggaaaagactgttagtacttcaaggaaggactggacTAGGAAGtttgatgatgctctatgggcatatcggatagCATTCAAGACTTCTATTTTCATGTTCTCATATCAGTTGGTCTTTGGCAAGGACTGTCACTCGCCAGTGGAGTTGGAGTACAGAGCATACTAG